One Mercurialis annua linkage group LG3, ddMerAnnu1.2, whole genome shotgun sequence DNA window includes the following coding sequences:
- the LOC126672303 gene encoding putative pentatricopeptide repeat-containing protein At1g12700, mitochondrial, with amino-acid sequence MRLRRTLKPILLVAAAPSAFNSFGKIGTICHLHTYTKMTNIDDALLSFNTMLHINPLPSIVEFNKLLSALVRMKHFQAVLSLCKRLELAGLPFNAYTINIVMNCFCHLHRVDFGFAMLGKIFKLGFRLDVIMFNPLLNGLCLQGKIAQAVELFDDIEAKGYQLDVYAYSSVANSLCKIGKSSAAISLLQRMREKGCQPNVVTYNTIIDGLCREGFITTAKNLVLEMKRENILADVVTYSSLIRCLFNLGQCKEALALHNEMFDWKIKPDVVIFNVLVDGLCKEGMVLEARDIVETMTQREIEPNVVTYNSLIGGYCQQNQLSETRKVFDIMVSKGCTPNIVTYNILIKLYCKNKTMDDPDYDKDRKKGGGGLITPAKHICNMTLFTLFADLYPSADAILGQTSNSTAGNGVDFVPKKRKTDGQSIIDGVAKEGPTTGEQKKKKTDHEETLVPNGGKRNHKAGKNAAENADAEKKKTKKRKNSEQAEEESEMPSKKKEKKKRKSEA; translated from the exons ATGAGGCTCCGTAGGACCCTAAAACCCATTCTGTTGGTTGCAGCTGCACCTTCTGCTTTCAATAGTTTTGGGAAAATTGGTACCATATGTCATCTTCATACTTATACAAAAATGACTAATATTGATGATGCCCTACTTTCATTCAATACCATGCTTCACATCAACCCCTTACCTTCCATAGTTGAGTTTAATAAATTGTTATCTGCACTTGTCAGAATGAAACATTTTCAGGCCGTGCTTTCTCTTTGTAAGCGATTGGAATTGGCAGGACTTCCGTTTAATGCTTACACTATTAACATAGTGATGAATTGCTTCTGTCATTTGCATCGTGTCGATTTTGGATTCGCCATGCTAGGAAAAATCTTCAAACTCGGATTTCGGCTTGACGTGATTATGTTTAATCCCTTACTCAATGGCCTTTGTTTACAAGGTAAAATTGCCCAAGCTGTCGAGTTGTTTGATGATATAGAAGCCAAGGGTTATCAACTTGATGTTTATGCCTATTCTTCTGTTGCTAATTCCTTATGTAAAATTGGAAAATCCAGTGCTGCAATTAGTTTACTTCAAAGAATGAGAGAAAAAGGTTGTCAGCCAAATGTTGTGACCTATAATACAATTATCGACGGGCTTTGCAGGGAGGGTTTCATTACCACGGCTAAAAACCTTGTATTAGAGATGAAGAGAGAAAATATATTGGCTGATGTTGTAACTTACAGCTCTTTAATTCGTTGTCTTTTCAATTTAGGCCAATGCAAGGAAGCTTTAGCTTTACATAATGAAATGTTTGATTGGAAAATCAAGCCAGATGTAGTCATTTTCAATGTATTGGTCGATGGTTTGTGTAAAGAAGGGATGGTTTTAGAGGCTCGTGATATAGTTGAAACAATGACGCAGAGGGAGATAGAGCCGAATGTGGTCACTTACAATTCATTAATAGGTGGATATTGTCAGCAGAATCAATTAAGTGAGACTAGAAAAGTATTTGACATTATGGTAAGCAAGGGTTGCACTCCTAATATTGTGACTTACAACATTTTGATTAAACTGTACTGCAAGAACAAAACGATGGATGat CCTGACTATGACAAAGACCGAAAGAAGGGAGGTGGCGGATTGATAACTCCTGCCAAG CATATTTGCAATATGACTCTTTTTACGCTTTTCGCAGACTTATATCCCTCCGCCGATGCTATACTAGGACAAACATCAAACTCCACGGCTGGTAATGGGGTAGATTTTGTTCCAAAGAAGAGAAAGACAGATGGCCAATCTATTATTGATGGTGTTGCAAAGGAGGGTCCAACTACTGGtgagcagaagaagaaaaaaactgaTCATGAAGAGACTTTGGTGCCAAATGGTGGCAAAAGAAACCATAAAGCTGGCAAAAATGCTGCGGAAAATGCTGATGCAGAAAAAAAGAAGACGAAGAAGCGAAAAAATTCCGAACAAGCCGAAGAAGAATCCGAAATGCCAAgcaagaagaaagaaaagaagaagagaaaaagtgAGGCATAA
- the LOC126672307 gene encoding putative pentatricopeptide repeat-containing protein At1g12700, mitochondrial, with protein MRLRRTLKPILLVAAAPSAFNSFGKIGTICHLHTYTKMTNIDDALLSFNTMLHINPLPSIVEFNKLLSALVRMKHFQAVLSLCKRLELAGLPFNAYTINIVMNCFCHLHRVDFGFAMLGKIFKLGFRLDVIMFNPLLNGLCLQGKIAQAVELFDDIEAKGYQLDVYAYSSVANSLCKIGKSSAAISLLQRMREKGCQPNVVTYNTIIDGLCREGFITTAKNLVLEMKRENILADVVTYSSLIRCLFNLGQCKEALALHNEMFDWKIKPDVVIFNVLVDGLCKEGMVLEARDIVETMTQREIEPNVVTYNSLIGGYCQQNQLSEARKVFDIMVSKGCTPNIVTYNILIKLYCKNKTMDDVK; from the coding sequence ATGAGGCTCCGTAGGACCCTAAAACCCATTCTGTTGGTTGCAGCTGCACCTTCTGCTTTCAATAGTTTTGGGAAAATTGGTACCATATGTCATCTTCATACTTATACAAAAATGACTAATATTGATGATGCCCTACTTTCATTCAATACCATGCTTCACATCAACCCCTTACCTTCCATAGTTGAGTTTAATAAATTGTTATCTGCACTTGTCAGAATGAAACATTTTCAGGCCGTGCTTTCTCTTTGTAAGCGATTGGAATTGGCAGGACTTCCGTTTAATGCTTACACTATTAACATAGTGATGAATTGCTTCTGTCATTTGCATCGTGTCGATTTTGGATTCGCCATGCTAGGAAAAATCTTCAAACTCGGATTTCGGCTTGACGTGATTATGTTTAATCCCTTACTCAATGGCCTTTGTTTACAAGGTAAAATTGCCCAAGCTGTCGAGTTGTTTGATGATATAGAAGCCAAGGGTTATCAACTTGATGTTTATGCCTATTCTTCTGTTGCTAATTCCTTATGTAAAATTGGAAAATCCAGTGCTGCAATTAGTTTACTTCAAAGAATGAGAGAAAAAGGTTGTCAGCCAAATGTTGTGACCTATAATACAATTATCGACGGGCTTTGCAGGGAGGGTTTCATTACCACGGCTAAAAACCTTGTATTAGAGATGAAGAGAGAAAATATATTGGCTGATGTTGTAACTTACAGCTCTTTAATTCGTTGTCTTTTCAATTTAGGCCAATGCAAGGAAGCTTTAGCTTTACATAATGAAATGTTTGATTGGAAAATCAAGCCAGATGTAGTCATTTTTAATGTATTGGTCGATGGTTTGTGTAAAGAAGGGATGGTTTTAGAGGCTCGTGATATAGTTGAAACAATGACGCAGAGGGAGATAGAGCCGAATGTGGTCACTTACAATTCATTAATAGGTGGATATTGTCAGCAGAATCAATTAAGTGAGGCTAGAAAAGTATTTGACATTATGGTAAGCAAGGGTTGCACTCCTAATATTGTGACTTACAACATTTTGATTAAACTGTACTGCAAGAACAAAACGATGGAtgatgtaaaataa
- the LOC126672304 gene encoding putative pentatricopeptide repeat-containing protein At1g12700, mitochondrial, with protein MRLRRTLKPILLVAAAPSAFNSFGKIGTICHLHTYTKMTNIDDALLSFNTMLHINPLPSIVEFNKLLSALVRMKHFQAVLSLCKRLELAGLPFNAYTINIVMNCFCHLHRVDFGFAMLGKIFKLGFRLDVIMFNPLLNGLCLQGKIAQAVELFDDIEAKGYQLDVYAYSSVANSLCKIGKSSAAISLLQRMREKGCQPNVVTYNTIIDGLCREGFITTAKNLVLEMKRENILADVVTYSSLIRCLFNLGQCKEALALHNEMFDWKIKPDVVIFNVLVDGLCKEGMVLEARDIVETMTQREIEPNVVTYNSLIGGYCQQNQLSEARKVFDIMVSKGCTPNIVTYNILIKLYCKNKTMDDPDYDKDRKKGGGGLITPAKHICNMTLFTLFADLYPSADAILGQTSNSTAGNGVDFVPKKRKTDGQSIIDGVAKEGPTTGEQKKKKTDHEETLVPNGGKRNHKAGKNAAENADAEKKKTKKRKNSEQAEEESEMPSKKKEKKKRKSEA; from the exons ATGAGGCTCCGTAGGACCCTAAAACCCATTCTGTTGGTTGCAGCTGCACCTTCTGCTTTCAATAGTTTTGGGAAAATTGGTACCATATGTCATCTTCATACTTATACAAAAATGACTAATATTGATGATGCCCTACTTTCATTCAATACCATGCTTCACATCAACCCCTTACCTTCCATAGTTGAGTTTAATAAATTGTTATCTGCACTTGTCAGAATGAAACATTTTCAGGCCGTGCTTTCTCTTTGTAAGCGATTGGAATTGGCAGGACTTCCGTTTAATGCTTACACTATTAACATAGTGATGAATTGCTTCTGTCATTTGCATCGTGTCGATTTTGGATTCGCCATGCTAGGAAAAATCTTCAAACTCGGATTTCGGCTTGACGTGATTATGTTTAATCCCTTACTCAATGGCCTTTGTTTACAAGGTAAAATTGCCCAAGCTGTCGAGTTGTTTGATGATATAGAAGCCAAGGGTTATCAACTTGATGTTTATGCCTATTCTTCTGTTGCTAATTCCTTATGTAAAATTGGAAAATCCAGTGCTGCAATTAGTTTACTTCAAAGAATGAGAGAAAAAGGTTGTCAGCCAAATGTTGTGACCTATAATACAATTATCGACGGGCTTTGCAGGGAGGGTTTCATTACCACGGCTAAAAACCTTGTATTAGAGATGAAGAGAGAAAATATATTGGCTGATGTTGTAACTTACAGCTCTTTAATTCGTTGTCTTTTCAATTTAGGCCAATGCAAGGAAGCTTTAGCTTTACATAATGAAATGTTTGATTGGAAAATCAAGCCAGATGTAGTCATTTTCAATGTATTGGTCGATGGTTTGTGTAAAGAAGGGATGGTTTTAGAGGCTCGTGATATAGTTGAAACAATGACGCAGAGGGAGATAGAGCCGAATGTGGTCACTTACAATTCATTAATAGGTGGATATTGTCAGCAGAATCAATTAAGTGAGGCTAGAAAAGTATTTGACATTATGGTAAGCAAGGGTTGCACTCCTAATATTGTGACTTACAACATTTTGATTAAACTGTACTGCAAGAACAAAACGATGGATGat CCTGACTATGACAAAGACCGAAAGAAGGGAGGTGGCGGATTGATAACTCCTGCCAAG CATATTTGCAATATGACTCTTTTTACGCTTTTCGCAGACTTATATCCCTCCGCCGATGCTATACTAGGACAAACATCAAACTCCACGGCTGGTAATGGGGTAGATTTTGTTCCAAAGAAGAGAAAGACAGATGGCCAATCTATTATTGATGGTGTTGCAAAGGAGGGTCCAACTACTGGtgagcagaagaagaaaaaaactgaTCATGAAGAGACTTTGGTGCCAAATGGTGGCAAAAGAAACCATAAAGCTGGCAAAAATGCTGCGGAAAATGCTGATGCAGAAAAAAAGAAGACGAAGAAGCGAAAAAATTCCGAACAAGCCGAAGAAGAATCCGAAATGCCAAgcaagaagaaagaaaagaagaagagaaaaagtgAGGCATAA
- the LOC126672306 gene encoding putative pentatricopeptide repeat-containing protein At1g12700, mitochondrial, producing the protein MRLRRTLKPILLVAAAPSAFNSFGKIGTICHLHTYTKMTNIDDALLSFNTMLHINPLPSIVEFNKLLSALVRMKHFQAVLSLCKRLELAGLPFNAYTINIVMNCFCHLHRVDFGFAMLGKIFKLGFRLDVIMFNPLLNGLCLQGKIAQAVELFDDIEAKGYQLDVYAYSSVANSLCKIGKSSAAISLLQRMREKGCQPNVVTYNTIIDGLCREGFITTAKNLVLEMKRENILADVVTYSSLIRCLFNLGQCKEALALHNEMFDWKIKPDVVIFNVLVDGLCKEGMVLEARDIVETMTQREIEPNVVTYNSLIGGYCQQNQLSEARKVFDIMVSKGCTPNIVTYNILIKLYCKNKTMDDPDYDKDRKKGGGGLITPAKHICNMTLFTLFADLYPSADAILGQTSNSTAGNGVDFVPKKRKTDGQSIIDGVAKEGPTTGEQKKKKTDHEETLVPNGGKRNHKAGKNAAENADAGKKKTKKRKNSEQAEEESEMPSKKKEKKKRKSEA; encoded by the exons ATGAGGCTCCGTAGGACCCTAAAACCCATTCTGTTGGTTGCAGCTGCACCTTCTGCTTTCAATAGTTTTGGGAAAATTGGTACCATATGTCATCTTCATACTTATACAAAAATGACTAATATTGATGATGCCCTACTTTCATTCAATACCATGCTTCACATCAACCCCTTACCTTCCATAGTTGAGTTTAATAAATTGTTATCTGCACTTGTCAGAATGAAACATTTTCAGGCCGTGCTTTCTCTTTGTAAGCGATTGGAATTGGCAGGACTTCCGTTTAATGCTTACACTATTAACATAGTGATGAATTGCTTCTGTCATTTGCATCGTGTCGATTTTGGATTCGCCATGCTAGGAAAAATCTTCAAACTCGGATTTCGGCTTGACGTGATTATGTTTAATCCCTTACTCAATGGCCTTTGTTTACAAGGTAAAATTGCCCAAGCTGTCGAGTTGTTTGATGATATAGAAGCCAAGGGTTATCAACTTGATGTTTATGCCTATTCTTCTGTTGCTAATTCCTTATGTAAAATTGGAAAATCCAGTGCTGCAATTAGTTTACTTCAAAGAATGAGAGAAAAAGGTTGTCAGCCAAATGTTGTGACCTATAATACAATTATCGACGGGCTTTGCAGGGAGGGTTTCATTACCACGGCTAAAAACCTTGTATTAGAGATGAAGAGAGAAAATATATTGGCTGATGTTGTAACTTACAGCTCTTTAATTCGTTGTCTTTTCAATTTAGGCCAATGCAAGGAAGCTTTAGCTTTACATAATGAAATGTTTGATTGGAAAATCAAGCCAGATGTAGTCATTTTCAATGTATTGGTCGATGGTTTGTGTAAAGAAGGGATGGTTTTAGAGGCTCGTGATATAGTTGAAACAATGACGCAGAGGGAGATAGAGCCGAATGTGGTCACTTACAATTCATTAATAGGTGGATATTGTCAGCAGAATCAATTAAGTGAGGCTAGAAAAGTATTTGACATTATGGTAAGCAAGGGTTGCACTCCTAATATTGTGACTTACAACATTTTGATTAAACTGTACTGCAAGAACAAAACGATGGATGat CCTGACTATGACAAAGACCGAAAGAAGGGAGGTGGCGGATTGATAACTCCTGCCAAG CATATTTGCAATATGACTCTTTTTACGCTTTTCGCAGACTTATATCCCTCCGCCGATGCTATACTAGGACAAACATCAAACTCCACGGCTGGTAATGGGGTAGATTTTGTTCCAAAGAAGAGAAAGACAGATGGCCAATCTATTATTGATGGTGTTGCAAAGGAGGGTCCAACTACTGGtgagcagaagaagaaaaaaactgaTCATGAAGAGACTTTGGTGCCAAATGGTGGCAAAAGAAACCATAAAGCTGGCAAAAATGCTGCGGAAAATGCTGATGCAGGAAAAAAGAAGACGAAGAAGCGAAAAAATTCCGAACAAGCCGAAGAAGAATCCGAAATGCCAAgcaagaagaaagaaaagaagaagagaaaaagtgAGGCATAA